One Argonema galeatum A003/A1 DNA segment encodes these proteins:
- a CDS encoding ATP-binding protein → MFALKQSYPEMSVLHSSETQGLSLDSTLQNLSLYDFSIESDRPGSEVAQALEDNPLLPGVVLTDLGQFAGMISRRRFLECMSRPYGLELFLKRPIKCLYVLAHTDILIFPSDTLIVMAARRSLQRSPELLYEPIVVEIEPKFYKLLDVHQLLIAQSHIHELTTRLLKEQTKSQMMQTEKMASLGQMVAGVAHEVINPVNFISGNLEYLSNYSQDLIKLISAYDREIPKEPPLVKEIKAEIEFEFLQEDMLQMIDSMKMGTERLVKIVNSLRNFSHMGESNKKAVDLHECLESTLLILHNRVKHSIEVVKKYGELPPVPCYSGQLSQVFMNIISNAIDALMDKKESNAEPTYGWRPQIEIATEVIEVDNYTWAAVRIADNGFGIPLEIQGRIFETFFTTKPVGKGTGLGLAISHQIVTEKHRGKLNLRSRSLLDADALGESPQSTGTEFEILLPLG, encoded by the coding sequence ATGTTTGCTTTAAAACAGTCATATCCCGAAATGTCAGTTCTGCACTCATCAGAAACCCAAGGGCTGAGTTTGGACTCAACCCTCCAAAACTTGTCTCTCTATGATTTTAGTATAGAAAGCGATCGCCCAGGCAGTGAAGTAGCACAGGCGTTAGAAGATAACCCGCTGCTGCCAGGAGTTGTTTTGACAGACCTCGGTCAGTTTGCGGGAATGATTTCCAGACGGCGATTTTTAGAGTGTATGAGTCGCCCCTACGGACTGGAACTGTTTTTAAAGCGACCGATTAAGTGTTTATATGTATTGGCCCATACCGATATTTTAATTTTTCCAAGCGATACTTTAATTGTGATGGCAGCTAGGCGGTCTTTGCAGCGATCGCCGGAGCTACTTTACGAACCGATTGTAGTTGAAATTGAGCCTAAATTTTATAAATTGTTAGATGTACATCAATTACTGATCGCCCAGTCGCACATTCACGAACTGACAACACGGCTACTGAAAGAACAAACCAAGTCTCAGATGATGCAAACCGAAAAGATGGCGAGTTTGGGACAGATGGTGGCTGGAGTCGCTCACGAAGTTATAAATCCAGTTAACTTTATTTCGGGAAATTTGGAATACCTATCGAATTACAGCCAAGACCTGATTAAATTAATTTCAGCTTACGATCGAGAAATTCCAAAAGAACCGCCGCTAGTGAAGGAAATTAAGGCAGAAATAGAATTTGAGTTTTTACAAGAAGATATGCTGCAAATGATTGACAGCATGAAAATGGGGACAGAGCGATTAGTCAAGATAGTTAATAGTCTGCGTAATTTCTCGCATATGGGAGAGAGTAATAAAAAAGCAGTCGATCTGCATGAATGCCTTGAAAGTACCCTGTTAATTCTGCATAACCGCGTCAAACACAGTATTGAAGTGGTGAAAAAATATGGCGAACTGCCGCCAGTACCCTGTTACTCAGGTCAGCTGAGTCAGGTATTCATGAATATTATTAGTAATGCGATCGATGCACTGATGGATAAGAAAGAATCGAACGCAGAACCTACTTATGGATGGAGACCGCAAATAGAAATTGCTACTGAAGTGATAGAAGTTGATAATTATACATGGGCAGCCGTTCGCATTGCTGATAACGGGTTTGGTATCCCGCTGGAAATTCAGGGGCGGATTTTTGAAACTTTCTTTACTACTAAGCCTGTTGGGAAGGGAACGGGACTGGGGTTGGCGATCAGCCATCAAATCGTGACAGAAAAGCACCGGGGTAAATTGAATTTGCGATCGCGATCGCTCCTCGACGCGGATGCGCTAGGAGAATCGCCACAGAGTACTGGAACAGAATTTGAGATCCTGCTGCCCCTGGGTTGA
- a CDS encoding DUF5615 family PIN-like protein: MSLKYLLDENVDPSYKIQLHRRNPDIVMWIVGEPGTPPRGTLDPEILCWCEEHDFVLVTNNRTSMPVHLTDHIAIGRHIPGIFILNPKLSMGQTIEDFIFIAEASFENEYQDRIVNLPVT; this comes from the coding sequence ATGAGTCTGAAGTATTTGTTGGATGAAAATGTAGACCCTAGTTATAAAATACAATTACACCGACGAAATCCCGATATAGTTATGTGGATAGTCGGTGAGCCTGGTACTCCTCCCAGAGGAACTTTAGACCCAGAAATTTTGTGCTGGTGTGAGGAACATGATTTTGTGTTGGTTACAAATAACCGTACATCTATGCCTGTACATTTAACTGACCATATAGCTATAGGTCGTCATATTCCAGGAATATTTATTCTGAATCCCAAGTTGAGTATGGGTCAAACCATTGAAGATTTTATTTTTATTGCTGAAGCTTCTTTTGAAAACGAATATCAAGATCGGATTGTTAATTTGCCAGTGACTTAA
- a CDS encoding pentapeptide repeat-containing protein, with protein sequence MQVQDFLARYKQGERDFAHIDLSGAILTSVNLQDLDLTGANLTGANLSWSFLSRSKLHGACLRQADLRHATLAGANLNQAILSGANLSKGDLRFAHLQEADLNWAVLEEADLSGADLQGAKLDQSNLERSKLNETQLTKAELMEANLRRASLISANFTNANLREANLESANLREAILIGANLTEANLTGVCLRSANLSQADLHRVVLTGADLSEANLDSADLSRANLAGAYLLKTSLKKAYLLRTNLQDVLLLRSDLSEANLRGADLRRADLSGAYLSDTTLSESDLSEAYLVESHLIRTNLERAQMTGVCIENWHIEDVDLSKVECRYVFTQFNHATKSPTQRYPVGRDLQPGELAKEYLEDSSNIEIDLREEPDWSALIFTITKMEQESPELTLTIKSFESTTGQYLLRLASNRLLNAKIVRSRFLQLYPEMLQRILNCRPQILSLLNIVVRQENSEQTSGKTLDETVPKKPQSRPSMDKQMQVYQEVLRQIEAILMSQEPEQFVGSLERLLDYLKRQGISTEEIQKKVIGQAIARRAKRDSAFQEHLLKWEKTASDSARMSAVGSAVRLAIALILQQPKRP encoded by the coding sequence ATGCAAGTACAGGATTTTCTGGCTCGATACAAACAAGGAGAGCGGGATTTTGCCCACATTGACCTTAGTGGAGCTATTCTCACCAGCGTCAACTTGCAGGATCTTGACCTCACAGGCGCTAATCTCACAGGCGCAAATCTTAGTTGGTCATTTTTGAGTCGCAGCAAACTGCACGGTGCCTGTCTTCGCCAAGCCGACCTCCGCCATGCTACCTTGGCCGGTGCTAACCTAAATCAAGCGATTTTGAGTGGGGCAAATCTTAGCAAAGGCGATTTGCGTTTTGCTCATCTGCAAGAGGCTGATTTGAATTGGGCAGTGCTAGAAGAAGCAGATTTAAGCGGTGCCGATCTCCAGGGCGCTAAGCTGGATCAAAGTAATCTCGAACGCAGCAAACTAAATGAAACCCAGTTGACGAAAGCGGAATTGATGGAGGCCAATCTTCGTCGTGCCAGCTTGATTAGCGCCAATTTCACTAATGCTAATCTCCGAGAAGCAAATCTGGAATCGGCGAATTTGCGAGAAGCGATTCTGATCGGGGCTAACTTAACAGAAGCAAACCTTACTGGTGTTTGTTTGCGATCGGCGAATTTGAGTCAGGCAGATTTGCACCGGGTGGTTCTTACGGGTGCCGATTTGAGTGAAGCAAACCTTGACAGTGCAGACTTGAGCCGAGCTAATTTGGCTGGTGCTTATCTGCTGAAAACCAGTTTGAAAAAAGCTTATTTATTAAGAACTAATCTTCAAGACGTATTGTTGCTGCGATCGGATTTGAGTGAGGCTAATTTGCGCGGGGCAGATTTGCGGCGGGCGGATTTGTCTGGTGCTTATTTAAGCGATACGACTTTGAGCGAAAGCGACTTGAGCGAAGCGTATTTAGTGGAAAGTCATTTAATTCGCACGAATCTGGAGCGGGCGCAAATGACGGGCGTCTGCATTGAGAATTGGCATATCGAAGATGTCGATCTCTCTAAAGTTGAGTGTCGTTACGTTTTTACCCAGTTCAATCATGCAACTAAAAGTCCAACCCAGCGCTATCCTGTCGGTCGGGATTTGCAACCTGGAGAGCTAGCCAAAGAGTATCTAGAAGATTCTTCTAATATCGAAATCGATTTGAGAGAGGAGCCGGATTGGTCAGCGCTGATCTTTACTATAACTAAGATGGAACAGGAGTCTCCAGAACTTACTCTGACGATTAAATCTTTTGAATCGACGACTGGGCAGTATTTGCTGCGGCTGGCATCGAATCGGTTGCTGAATGCGAAAATAGTGCGATCGCGCTTTTTGCAACTCTACCCAGAAATGCTCCAGCGCATCTTAAATTGCCGTCCGCAAATCCTCAGCCTACTTAATATCGTAGTTCGTCAGGAAAATTCCGAGCAAACATCAGGTAAAACATTAGACGAAACTGTGCCAAAGAAGCCGCAGTCGCGACCTTCAATGGATAAACAGATGCAAGTGTATCAAGAAGTTTTGCGTCAAATCGAAGCTATTTTGATGTCTCAAGAGCCAGAACAATTTGTGGGTAGCTTGGAACGGCTGCTCGATTATCTTAAGCGCCAAGGGATATCTACTGAGGAAATTCAGAAGAAGGTTATCGGTCAAGCGATCGCACGACGAGCTAAGCGAGATTCGGCATTTCAAGAACATCTTTTGAAATGGGAAAAAACGGCTAGCGATTCGGCTCGTATGTCAGCGGTTGGTTCGGCTGTTAGATTAGCGATCGCACTTATTTTGCAACAACCTAAACGACCCTAA
- a CDS encoding DUF433 domain-containing protein, which produces MQLDDYFDFQRPDDIRLKGTRVGIETILYDFIHRSRTPEEIAQTYPSLTLEQVYATILYYLHNKEVVSQYLANWLEWGEQQRKAQELNPPPAVVRMRKLKAEREAMKKANESEVFVG; this is translated from the coding sequence ATGCAACTAGACGACTATTTCGACTTCCAGCGTCCCGATGATATTAGACTAAAAGGCACAAGGGTAGGAATTGAAACCATCCTTTATGACTTCATTCATCGCTCTCGAACTCCAGAAGAAATTGCCCAAACTTATCCTTCACTAACTTTAGAGCAAGTTTATGCCACAATCCTTTATTATCTACATAATAAAGAAGTTGTCAGTCAGTATTTAGCTAATTGGTTAGAGTGGGGAGAACAGCAACGTAAAGCACAAGAATTAAACCCGCCTCCGGCTGTAGTGCGGATGCGGAAACTAAAAGCAGAAAGAGAGGCAATGAAAAAAGCAAATGAGTCTGAAGTATTTGTTGGATGA
- a CDS encoding PA14 domain-containing protein, whose product MFNPLMSDGNNPLNSTDKPCLSGVSGSIETGTEILFQPPGKSLSTGVSQPPIDISPLAGGNSDNFILSASHVLPESALVEQALESGKDILTGLGKDPDFTNKMNIAFGNSWDAKVASNLVKDWLTGDFSELPKIEIRAGVEINEANGAFAAANNTIYLSRDFLAKNAGNTEAVTSVVLEEIGHSIDSKVNVSDAAGDEGDIFARLVQGKTISADELLGLKAEDDRATITIGGKDISIEMSQIAMTSIGDKVYQSHRGLDNKIYTRFSKGFTSDGEGVIWSDWKATTSGTTYSAPSLETFKGKLYQSTRGTDDKIYTRSSTGFTSDGEAVTWTDWVPAPEENTKTKNAIALEVFQDKLYQSHRGFDNKIYNRSTSDGVTWSGWTATTSGTTYSAPSLEAVGNNKLYQSSRGTDDKIYTRFTSNGSTWSEWKESGGTTYSTPDIEEFKGKLYQSTRGTDDKIYSRFSADGINWNQWKESGGETPTAPTLEAVGDKLFQSVQGLNQKIYTRFSSSVASNSEITWSPWKESGGYSPLDRDDFSVIPTGEFNAEYYNNKDLSGAPTVIYKESKIDKNWGTGGPGKSIANDNFSVRWTGKFNFDQSNYAFKVKADDGVKLWVDNKLVINQWKDQSPTEYSANVDLTKGTHEVKVEYYEKEKGAQVKAWWEKAGYYSQLSPLKEDDWDRETGDDIRFDGNPSNGESRTEIKQIYADISTAILGSQRKMNAGYLYDQSYYNALGKWHSGIDFKAKAGDTVKAAAQGKIVWTDDTGASSNGYFIAVEDKNGKQWVYGHLQSLGNWKIGNTVKVGDQISTVGSQLGSNAHFHLAVGTKNGSVSASPNQNLVRQATMSPLEAYWLWKNS is encoded by the coding sequence ATGTTTAACCCTTTGATGTCCGATGGCAATAATCCGCTCAACTCCACAGACAAACCTTGCCTCAGTGGGGTAAGTGGCAGTATAGAAACAGGGACAGAAATTCTTTTCCAACCACCTGGAAAAAGTTTGAGTACAGGTGTTAGCCAACCACCAATTGATATTTCGCCCTTAGCAGGTGGCAATAGCGATAACTTCATCCTATCCGCTAGTCATGTTTTGCCAGAAAGTGCTTTGGTAGAGCAAGCTTTAGAATCTGGTAAAGATATTCTTACTGGATTGGGAAAAGATCCAGATTTTACCAATAAAATGAATATTGCTTTTGGCAATAGTTGGGATGCTAAGGTTGCTAGTAATTTAGTGAAAGATTGGCTCACTGGGGATTTTAGCGAATTGCCAAAGATTGAGATTCGTGCAGGTGTAGAAATTAACGAGGCGAATGGAGCATTTGCTGCGGCTAACAATACGATTTATTTATCGAGGGATTTCCTTGCCAAGAATGCTGGTAATACTGAGGCGGTAACGAGTGTAGTGCTGGAAGAAATTGGACATTCGATCGACTCGAAAGTGAATGTTTCCGATGCGGCGGGAGATGAAGGGGATATTTTTGCGAGACTTGTGCAAGGTAAAACGATAAGTGCAGATGAACTTTTGGGATTAAAAGCTGAGGATGATCGTGCGACTATCACTATCGGTGGTAAAGACATTTCTATTGAAATGTCTCAGATTGCAATGACATCTATTGGTGATAAAGTTTACCAATCTCACCGAGGTCTAGATAATAAAATCTACACTCGTTTTTCTAAAGGTTTTACCTCGGATGGGGAGGGAGTCATCTGGAGTGATTGGAAAGCAACTACTAGCGGAACAACCTATAGCGCTCCCAGTTTAGAAACTTTCAAAGGCAAACTCTATCAGTCTACTCGAGGTACAGACGATAAAATCTATACCCGTTCTTCCACTGGTTTTACCTCTGATGGTGAGGCAGTCACATGGACTGATTGGGTTCCCGCACCTGAAGAAAATACCAAGACAAAGAATGCCATAGCTTTAGAAGTTTTCCAAGACAAACTCTATCAGTCTCACCGAGGTTTTGATAATAAGATTTATAACCGTTCTACCTCCGATGGAGTTACTTGGAGTGGTTGGACAGCAACTACTAGCGGAACAACCTATAGCGCTCCCTCTCTAGAAGCTGTTGGCAACAACAAACTCTATCAATCTAGTCGAGGTACAGACGATAAAATCTATACCCGTTTTACCTCCAATGGCAGCACTTGGAGTGAATGGAAAGAATCAGGAGGAACAACTTATAGCACTCCAGATATAGAAGAGTTTAAGGGCAAACTCTATCAATCTACTCGAGGTACAGACGATAAAATCTATAGTCGTTTTTCTGCGGATGGAATCAACTGGAATCAATGGAAAGAATCTGGTGGAGAAACGCCGACTGCGCCGACATTAGAAGCTGTCGGTGATAAACTCTTTCAGTCTGTTCAGGGTCTAAATCAGAAAATTTATACCCGTTTTTCCAGCAGTGTTGCTTCTAATAGTGAAATAACTTGGAGTCCTTGGAAGGAATCTGGCGGGTATTCACCGCTCGATCGCGATGATTTTTCTGTGATTCCCACAGGTGAATTCAATGCGGAATATTACAATAACAAAGACCTCAGTGGCGCTCCCACTGTCATCTATAAAGAGAGCAAAATTGACAAGAATTGGGGTACTGGTGGCCCTGGTAAAAGCATAGCAAATGATAACTTTTCTGTACGTTGGACAGGTAAGTTTAATTTCGACCAAAGTAACTATGCGTTCAAGGTAAAAGCTGATGATGGAGTTAAGCTTTGGGTGGATAATAAATTGGTGATTAATCAGTGGAAAGATCAATCACCGACTGAATACAGTGCCAATGTTGATTTGACTAAAGGTACTCACGAAGTCAAAGTTGAGTATTACGAGAAAGAAAAAGGCGCTCAAGTTAAGGCTTGGTGGGAGAAGGCTGGTTACTATTCTCAACTTAGTCCTTTAAAAGAAGATGATTGGGATCGGGAAACAGGCGATGATATTCGATTTGATGGAAACCCTAGTAATGGAGAAAGTCGCACAGAAATTAAACAAATTTATGCAGATATTTCGACAGCAATATTGGGTAGTCAGCGTAAAATGAATGCGGGATACTTATATGACCAAAGTTACTACAATGCTTTGGGTAAGTGGCATTCAGGAATTGATTTTAAGGCTAAAGCTGGAGATACTGTAAAAGCAGCAGCCCAAGGAAAAATTGTCTGGACAGATGACACGGGCGCATCGAGCAACGGTTATTTCATTGCTGTCGAAGATAAAAATGGTAAGCAATGGGTCTATGGTCATTTACAAAGTCTAGGCAATTGGAAAATAGGCAACACGGTAAAAGTCGGAGATCAAATTAGTACAGTAGGAAGTCAACTAGGAAGCAATGCACACTTTCACCTAGCGGTCGGAACTAAAAATGGTTCTGTTAGCGCATCCCCAAATCAAAATTTAGTCAGACAAGCAACGATGAGTCCTCTTGAAGCATATTGGCTGTGGAAAAATAGCTAA
- a CDS encoding TIGR03943 family putative permease subunit has product MTIQNPKSTNPHTLLPWLDVVAIVAWGILLLKYWITGKLYLLIHPDYFWLAILGGFALLVIGILKGLSLLYNEQILKRQPSSVQKRLIASLLWLVISGGGLMRQLFGFQKGSSRRGDSTIKNEPSTFPRPSSNSQPQHISLFPPGWSTALLLTTAIVGFIITPKPFTSQTALSRGITDSLSMTRSQPQEFRSAKRSEDRSLIDWVRTLNAYPEPDAYTGQKMKVQGFVIHSKELPEQYLLLSRFVITCCAADAYPVGLPVKLYGRSISVKSSDSESESIYTDASPLLRTAFKPDSWLEVEGQAITENLGGKRQLTIQASSIKPIPEPKNPYDY; this is encoded by the coding sequence ATGACAATCCAAAATCCAAAATCCACAAACCCACATACCCTACTGCCCTGGCTGGATGTAGTTGCGATCGTCGCCTGGGGCATTTTGCTGTTGAAATACTGGATAACAGGCAAGTTATACCTGCTGATTCATCCCGATTACTTTTGGTTGGCGATCTTAGGTGGCTTTGCTTTGCTTGTCATCGGTATTTTAAAAGGATTATCCCTCCTCTACAACGAACAAATCCTCAAGCGTCAACCTTCATCTGTACAAAAGAGATTAATCGCGTCTCTACTTTGGTTAGTAATTTCAGGCGGTGGGTTGATGCGGCAATTGTTTGGTTTTCAGAAGGGGTCTTCGCGTCGCGGAGATAGCACCATCAAGAATGAGCCGTCTACTTTCCCACGTCCTTCATCCAACTCCCAACCTCAACACATTTCTCTATTTCCCCCCGGTTGGAGTACGGCTTTGCTCCTGACAACAGCGATCGTGGGTTTTATAATTACACCCAAACCGTTTACGAGCCAAACAGCATTATCGAGGGGCATCACGGATTCCTTGTCGATGACGCGATCGCAGCCCCAAGAATTTAGGAGTGCAAAACGTTCCGAAGATCGATCGCTCATTGACTGGGTGCGAACCTTAAACGCCTATCCAGAACCCGACGCCTACACCGGACAAAAAATGAAAGTGCAGGGCTTTGTTATCCATTCTAAAGAATTACCAGAGCAATACCTACTGCTTTCCCGCTTTGTAATTACCTGCTGCGCCGCCGATGCCTATCCAGTAGGGTTGCCAGTCAAACTGTACGGGCGAAGCATCAGTGTCAAAAGTTCCGATTCAGAATCTGAGTCTATCTACACCGATGCTTCGCCCCTACTCCGCACCGCCTTTAAACCCGATTCTTGGTTAGAAGTTGAAGGCCAAGCAATCACCGAAAATCTGGGAGGTAAACGTCAATTGACTATCCAAGCTAGCTCTATCAAACCTATTCCCGAACCTAAAAACCCATACGATTATTAG
- a CDS encoding permease, giving the protein MTQLNNAFTLFLSLLVEAIPFLLLGVLFSGLLLLFIDERKLSAAMPRNPLLGALVGSLAGFLFPVCECGNVPVARRLLMQGVPAPVAIGFLLAAPTINPIVIWATWTAFREQPEIVVLRVLCSLSIATIVGWIFSAQADLRPLLQRQVASAMPTPKRRIAWSEIPKLENAAPALLQSGTFLLGGPGKVIRMDTAAFPVTGASAAVSKPLKYRLSLLLDNTVQELRELGAVLVLGSAIAASIQILVPREIILSVGNSPIASIVAMMVLAAVVSICSTVDSFFALSFASSFTSGSLLAFLVFGPMIDLKSMGLLLSIFKPRAVFYLLALAALLTFLFTLIYQLAY; this is encoded by the coding sequence ATGACTCAATTGAACAATGCTTTTACCTTATTCCTGAGTTTGCTAGTAGAGGCGATACCGTTCCTGCTGTTGGGGGTTCTGTTCTCAGGTTTGCTGCTGTTGTTTATCGATGAGCGCAAATTGAGTGCAGCTATGCCTCGGAACCCCCTGCTGGGAGCTTTAGTTGGCAGTTTAGCGGGCTTCCTGTTTCCAGTTTGCGAGTGCGGTAACGTCCCCGTAGCACGGCGGTTGCTGATGCAGGGGGTACCCGCACCAGTGGCGATCGGGTTTTTACTCGCAGCTCCGACAATCAATCCGATCGTAATATGGGCAACTTGGACAGCATTTCGGGAGCAACCAGAAATTGTCGTACTGCGGGTACTATGTTCCCTGAGCATAGCCACTATTGTTGGCTGGATATTCAGCGCTCAGGCTGATTTGCGACCCCTGCTGCAACGACAAGTCGCCAGCGCGATGCCAACACCCAAACGCCGAATTGCCTGGTCTGAGATCCCCAAACTGGAAAATGCAGCCCCTGCTTTGTTGCAGTCGGGTACTTTTTTACTCGGTGGGCCTGGTAAAGTCATCCGAATGGACACGGCGGCATTCCCGGTTACAGGAGCGTCTGCGGCGGTGAGTAAACCTCTAAAATATCGTCTGAGTCTGCTTCTGGACAATACAGTGCAGGAACTGCGGGAGTTAGGAGCTGTATTAGTGCTAGGGAGCGCGATCGCAGCTTCTATTCAAATCCTAGTTCCCCGCGAAATTATCCTTTCCGTGGGTAATAGCCCGATCGCTTCTATAGTAGCGATGATGGTATTGGCAGCAGTGGTGTCAATTTGTTCAACTGTGGATTCGTTTTTTGCCCTCTCGTTTGCTTCTTCCTTTACCAGCGGCTCCCTGCTAGCATTTCTGGTATTTGGCCCGATGATTGACCTCAAAAGCATGGGTTTGCTGCTGTCAATATTCAAACCAAGAGCGGTATTTTATTTATTGGCTCTAGCCGCTCTACTTACCTTCTTGTTTACCTTGATCTATCAATTGGCATACTAA
- a CDS encoding GGDEF domain-containing protein: MFVAKQISFDLSVLATLQTKELSLQSTLQELSLYNFTVESDRPGGEVAMAFQDNPLLPGVILTERNRLLGMISRRRFLEYMSRPYGLELFLKRPIKSLYLLANTDTLIFPSDTLIVMAASRSLQRSAELLYEPIVVEIKPKVYRLLDVHQLLVAQSQIHELASQLIGKLYQQLEKANLELQLLATADGLTKVANRRRFDEYLDSKWHELCREQLPLSLIMCDIDCFKSYNDTYGHLGGDACLEQVAQAISSSVKRPADLVARYGGEEFAVILPNTSAAGAVTLAEQIRMNVKALQIPHIKSCVIPYVTISLGVATIVPDSELTPASLIAAADRALYRTKALGRDRVSVL; the protein is encoded by the coding sequence ATGTTTGTTGCGAAACAGATCTCTTTCGACTTATCAGTTCTAGCTACGTTACAGACGAAGGAACTCAGTTTGCAGTCAACGCTGCAAGAGTTGTCGCTGTACAATTTTACAGTGGAAAGCGATCGACCTGGTGGCGAAGTAGCTATGGCATTTCAAGATAATCCGCTGCTGCCTGGAGTTATCTTGACAGAACGCAATCGGCTTTTGGGCATGATTTCTCGGCGGCGATTTTTGGAATACATGAGTCGTCCCTACGGACTGGAACTTTTTTTGAAGCGACCGATTAAATCTTTATATCTTTTAGCCAATACCGATACTTTAATTTTCCCAAGCGATACTTTAATTGTGATGGCAGCTAGTCGGTCTTTGCAGCGATCGGCAGAACTACTTTACGAACCGATTGTCGTTGAAATAAAGCCAAAGGTTTATAGATTGTTAGATGTCCATCAATTACTTGTCGCTCAATCGCAAATTCACGAATTAGCATCTCAACTAATTGGTAAACTTTATCAACAGCTTGAGAAAGCTAACCTGGAGTTACAGCTCCTCGCCACTGCTGACGGCTTGACCAAAGTTGCTAACCGTCGTAGATTTGACGAATACCTGGACAGCAAGTGGCACGAACTTTGCCGCGAGCAACTACCGCTCTCTTTGATTATGTGCGATATCGATTGTTTCAAAAGCTATAACGATACCTACGGCCATTTAGGAGGAGATGCTTGTTTGGAGCAAGTCGCGCAAGCAATTAGTTCTTCTGTAAAGCGACCGGCAGATTTAGTAGCGCGTTATGGAGGCGAAGAATTTGCTGTGATTTTGCCTAACACCTCAGCAGCTGGTGCTGTCACCTTAGCAGAGCAAATCCGAATGAATGTCAAAGCGCTACAAATCCCTCATATCAAGTCCTGCGTTATACCTTATGTGACCATAAGTTTGGGTGTAGCTACTATCGTTCCTGACTCGGAATTAACGCCTGCAAGCTTGATCGCGGCAGCCGATCGGGCACTTTATCGCACCAAAGCGTTGGGACGCGATCGCGTCAGCGTTCTCTAG
- a CDS encoding XDD3 family exosortase-dependent surface protein gives MINLKIPSLFLTSITATLCCLSVISKPAEASTLYKDWNYAIDSFNDSITGNNVGGTKYEIYGMAFKQTADEIFVAINTNLPLAGTSSNYAADGHVGLGDLLFNFSGKNLSTASASKSLFGIRFVNNNDSGVSTTGIHDKVTAKSVAKDNGIALDSLSEYNAWVKQNGKTPSIGDLAANDPYFNQAIHVQNVIASGTKIGDINLLSNLSGLSLDFGHFGANGSHTIALSFARSLLPDGDFILSFAPECDNDIIALKGNLETIPKPVPETVPEPSSSVGLLAFAAFGGMLLKRTRQKKALNASII, from the coding sequence ATGATTAACCTAAAAATTCCCTCTCTGTTCTTAACTTCTATTACCGCAACTCTTTGCTGCCTATCTGTCATCAGCAAACCAGCGGAAGCTAGTACTTTGTACAAGGATTGGAATTATGCAATTGATTCCTTTAACGACAGCATAACAGGAAACAATGTGGGTGGCACTAAATATGAAATCTACGGTATGGCTTTTAAGCAAACTGCTGATGAGATTTTTGTTGCTATTAATACCAATTTGCCTCTAGCAGGAACTAGCAGTAATTATGCTGCTGACGGTCACGTTGGCTTGGGAGATCTACTCTTCAATTTTTCAGGAAAGAATCTTAGCACTGCTAGTGCTAGTAAAAGTTTGTTTGGCATCCGATTTGTTAACAACAATGACTCTGGTGTTAGCACTACAGGCATTCACGATAAGGTCACGGCTAAAAGTGTCGCCAAGGACAATGGTATTGCGTTAGATAGCTTAAGCGAGTACAACGCATGGGTTAAGCAAAATGGTAAAACACCATCTATAGGCGATTTGGCTGCAAATGACCCTTACTTCAATCAGGCAATTCACGTTCAAAACGTTATTGCTTCTGGGACGAAGATAGGTGATATTAATCTGTTGAGTAATTTAAGCGGTCTTAGTCTTGATTTTGGTCACTTCGGTGCTAATGGTTCTCATACGATCGCATTGAGCTTTGCTCGTTCTTTGTTACCAGACGGAGATTTTATTCTTAGCTTTGCTCCAGAGTGTGATAACGATATCATTGCTCTAAAGGGCAATCTTGAAACTATACCAAAACCTGTACCAGAAACCGTACCAGAACCATCATCTTCTGTAGGTTTACTCGCATTTGCTGCTTTCGGCGGGATGCTGCTGAAGCGCACAAGGCAAAAGAAAGCTTTGAATGCAAGCATCATCTAA